Proteins from a single region of Pyrus communis chromosome 6, drPyrComm1.1, whole genome shotgun sequence:
- the LOC137737020 gene encoding uncharacterized protein — MWWMMGEGGGQYCSKKTDDICDNVCGQESGRMLSMARVRCILRGFDFKVLLILFTIIPLCIFGIYVHGQKISYFLRPLWESPPKPFHDIPHYYHENVSMENLCKLHGWGIREYPRRVFDAVLFSNEMDILTIRWKELYPYITQFVLLESNSTFTGFPKPLFFSRYREQFKFVEPRLTYGTFGGRFKRGENPFVEEAYQRVALDQLLKIAGITEDDLLIMSDVDEIPSRHTINLLRWCDEVPQILHLQLKNYLYSFEFLVDNNSWRASVHRYREGVTKYAHYRQTDDILADAGWHCSFCFRYISEFIFKMKAYSHYDRVRFSKYLNPTRVQKVICKGSDLFDMLPEEYTFKEIIGKMGPIPHSFSGVHLPSFLLENAEKYKFLLPGNCRRESE, encoded by the coding sequence GAATCAGGCAGAATGTTGAGCATGGCAAGAGTTCGCTGCATTCTACGTGGATTTGACTTCAAAGTTCTCCTCATTCTGTTTACAATTATTCCGTTGTGTATCTTTGGCATTTACGTGCATGGACAAAAGATCTCATACTTCTTGCGGCCGCTATGGGAATCGCCACCCAAACCTTTCCATGATATTCCACACTACTATCACGAGAATGTGTCCATGGAGAACCTCTGCAAGCTCCATGGTTGGGGGATCCGTGAGTACCCTAGGCGTGTCTTTGATGCTGTGTTGTTCAGTAATGAGATGGACATCCTTACCATAAGATGGAAAGAATTGTATCCCTACATAACACAGTTTGTTCTCCTTGAGTCAAATTCAACATTTACTGGATTTCCAAAGCCTCTGTTCTTCTCCCGTTATCGTGAGCAGTTCAAGTTTGTGGAGCCCCGGTTAACTTATGGGACTTTTGGAGGAAGATTCAAGAGAGGTGAAAATCCATTTGTTGAGGAGGCATATCAACGAGTAGCACTGGACCAGCTTCTCAAAATAGCTGGTATTACTGAGGACGACTTGTTGATAATGTCTGACGTTGATGAGATCCCAAGCAGACACACCATCAATCTTTTGAGGTGGTGTGACGAAGTTCCTCAAATCTTACATCTTCAGTTGAAGAACTATCTCTATTCCTTTGAGTTTCTGGTGGACAATAACAGTTGGAGAGCTTCAGTACACAGGTATCGGGAAGGGGTGACGAAATATGCGCACTATCGGCAGACGGATGACATCTTAGCAGATGCAGGGTGGCATTGTAGCTTTTGTTTCCGCTATATCAGTGAGTTCATCTTCAAGATGAAAGCATACAGCCATTATGATAGAGTCAGGTTTTCAAAGTATCTAAACCCAACAAGAGTTCAGAAAGTGATCTGCAAGGGGTCTGATTTGTTTGATATGCTTCCCGAAGAGTACACGTTCAAGGAAATCATCGGGAAAATGGGACCTATTCCTCATTCCTTCTCTGGTGTCCATCTTCCTTCCTTTCTGTTGGAGAATGCAGAGAAGTATAAATTTCTCTTGCCTGGGAATTGCagaagagagagtgagtga